From the Streptococcus sanguinis genome, the window AGAAAATACAAAATCTCACTGACGCACATCAGTGAGATTATAAATGAAAATTTACTCTTGGCTACTTTATTTTATAGTAAGGGGCTGTCCTTTTCGATGCGAAAGCTGTTGCCTGACTGGCAGATGACAAGGTCGGCAGCCGCTAGATAGGGCTGATAAAAGTGCCTATATTGCTCTCGTCGAGCCAGATGCGTCTGCTCTATCCACTCTGGCCTGCGCTCTCGCACAGCCACATCCCGTGCCAAGCGTCGTTCTAACTCAGTCTGATCGTCCGTGTAAAAGCAAAGCGACAAATCAAACAAACTTTCAGGCAAAAAGGCAGCCGACATACCTTCTACTATTAAAATAGGCTCTCGGGCTGATAAACGCAAGCTAGACGACCAAGCTGTGCCAATGGTCAGAATATCCAGACCAGACTGCAAGGCGCAAATATCTCGCTCCAGACTCCCGAGTTCATGAACAGCTGGGAGACAGGCTGTGACTTTTTGATGAGGAAAATCTTTGGAACTGAGCAAATCTCGATACTCCCCAGTAATTACATAAGGATCTGTTTCCAGCAGATTGGCTCGGTCCTCACCCAAGGCTAGCTGGAGTTTTAGAGCAAAAGTCGACTTCCCCGAAGCACCATGACCATAAATACGCAGGGTATGTTTTTGGTCGTCTGACAGATAAGCTGTCAATCTTTTCAGCAATTTCTCTTCATCAGACATAGCTTCCCCTTTCAAATGGAGCTTCTTAAAAATTTCGGCTGGATTTATTGTAGCCGTAGCGCTCAATAAAGTCCTCACGGAATTCCAGCAAGTTGTCATCCATGATGGCTTGGTGGACCTTCTTCATAAGGTTCACCAAGAAGTAGAGGTTGTGATAGCTGGTCAGACGGATGCCAAAGGTTTCATCCGCTTTAAGCAAGTGGCGAATATAGGCCCTCGTATAGTTGCTGCAAGTGTAGCAGTCACAGTCATGGTCCAGCGGCGTGAAATCTTCCTCAAACTGAGCGTTTTTAACAACCAGACGCCCTTCGCTAGTCATACAGGTACCGTTTCGGGCAATCCGAGTCGGCAGGACGCAGTCAAACATATCCACACCACGGATAACCCCGTCAATCAAGCTATCTGGCGCTCCAACTCCCATGAGATAGCGAGGCTTGTTTTCAGGCAGCATAGGCGTTGTGAAGTCCAGCACAGCATTCATCTCTTCGTGAGACTCACCAACAGCCAGTCCTCCAATAGAGTAGCCCGGAAAATCCATGCTGACCAAGTCTTGAGCAGATTGGCGGCGCAAATCTTCAAAGCCAGCACCCTGAACAATCCCAAAGAGACCTTGGTCGTGTGGACGGCTGTGGGCCTTGAGTCCACGCTCTGCCCAACGGCTAGTCCGCTCAATGGACTTCTTGACATAGTCATACGGCTGGTAGAACTGCGGGCATTCATCAAAGGACATCATAATGTCACTGCCCAGATTGTTCTGGATGGAGATGGCCTTTTCTGGTGACAGGAACATTTTGGAACCATTGAGGTGGTTCTTGAAAGTTACTCCTTCTTCTGTGATATTGCGGCTGTCAGCTAGAGAATAAACCTGGAAACCGCCACTATCCGTCAGAATAGGCTGATCCCAGTTCATGAACTTGTGCAGACCACCTGCACGGGCAATCAGCTCATCGCCTGGCCGCAGCCAGAGGTGGTAAGTATTGGACAAGATGATACCAGAACCCATTTGCTTGAGCTCTTCTGGTGACTGGGTCTTGACCGTCGCCTGGGTCCCAACCGGCATAAACATAGGCGTCGGGAAAGTCCCGTGAGGCGTGATAATCTCTCCCAAACGAGCACCTGTGTGCTTTTCTTTTTTGATCAAACGATATTGAATCGGTGATGTTGACATGTTTCCTCCTGCTGGGAAAAACAGTCCCAGCGATTTTTCTTCTATATAATGAGCAGCAAGGGCTCACAAGATACCGTATGATTTTACCAAAAAAACTTCTATCTGTCACGGGGTATGATATAATGTAACAGACAAATCCAAATGGAGGAATTATGAAACTAAGTAACATCAGAGCTCAGGCTCGTAACGTCCGCAGCCAAACGAGGGGGATTTTTCTTTTGTTTGCGACCCCAACCCTTGTCAGCATCCTCAGCATCTTACTTTCCCTTAATGACAATCTAAGAGATTCCATTCCCAGCCTAACTTTTAGCCAGTCCATCTATCTTCTCATTAGTAAAAATCTTTTCCCGACAACCATCCAGTTTATCTTGACCTTGCTACTGCTTTCTGCCAGCTATACTATGATGAAGGTCCTTCGTAAAACAAAGGATGACGTTGGCTTTTCAGATATTGGGCATCTTTTTATGAGCAAGAACTTCACACCTGTTTTTAAAACCGTTTTGCTCAAGCAGCTCTTGCTTTTCCTTTGGAATCTTCCTATATTTTGCGGGAGTCTTTTGTCCGTCTTCAATGCTTATAAGATTCTCAATATTTCGGAAAAACTTCCTGCCCATACTGTGCTGACTGCTCAAAGCGAGGCAGGTCAGCAGATTCTTCAATACACCCCTGGTATGTTACTGGGAAGCCTCTTGATATTGGTTGGTCTAGGCATCACCATCCCTCAGTACTACGCATATTCTCAAGCAGAGCTGATCCTATATGACCAGCTTGAGACTGACACCTACCTGGGAGCTTTCTCTGCTATCCGTCAAAGTCGGAAGCTCATGAAGGGCTATAAAAGAAAGCTGTTTATGCTAGACCTGAGCTTCATCGGCTGGAATTTATTGGCCAAAATGACTTACGGTGTACTGAATATTATGGTTCTTCCTTATACAGCGACTGCTTACATTCTTTTCTACGAAGAGTTGAAAAAAGAAAAAGCTATTCTAAACGAAAACAACCCGCAAGCACGGAACTCCTTGTCCTAAGCTTGTGAGTTGTTTTTTTATTTACTATTATATTTCTGTCTTGTCAAGGGTAGAGCAGATTTTATCAAAGGCTGTCTCTAGTGAATCCTTATCTGTAAAAAAAGCTTCCTCTTCCCAGCCTAAGAAGTCTCGGTCTTTCCACCAGCGCTTCATGTCGGCAGGGGAAAATTCTTCTTGTTTAGCTCTAGTCTGATGGCGGCGGACTGTTTCTTCAAAGGATAGGTCATAGTAGTAGGCAAAGACCTGCGGAGCGAAGAGTTTTTTCAACCGCTCTAGCATCTGTCCGTAAATGTCTGTCTCATAAAATCCTTCTACCAGAACCAGCAAATCATGTTCGTAGCCGAAGCTGGCCAACGTTTCCGTCAGGTCAATAGACAAATTTCCCGGCTCAACTTTTTCCTTGAGCATATCCCGTCTAACCGTATCCTGCGCTATCAGGAGAGTCCCTCGGCCATAGTGAGTCTGCAGTTTCCTGGCTAGGCTAGACTTGCCAGAGCCGGAATTGCCACGAATGATGACTAACTTGGCCATCTTATTCGCCCAGAATCAAGCGGGTATGCTCGCGTTTAATGCAGCGGTCCATGACAATGTCGTCCCGACCGGCTGCCCGCAAAATTTGCTCAGCCTCCTCACTCTCCAAGCCCAACTGAGCCCAGAAAATCTTGGCATCCGACTGCAGAAAATCCAGTGCCACATCCGGCAAAAACTCACTGCGACGGTATACATCGACAATATCAACCGGAAAAGGAATATCTTTGAGACTGGCATAAACAGTCTCACCAAAAATCTGACTGCCCGCTGCCCGCGGATTGACAGGGATAATGCGATAGCCCCGATCTTGCATCTCTTTGGACACACGATTACTGGTCGTTTCTTCGCGGTCAGACAAGCCAACAACAGCAATTACCTTGCTGTTTTTCAGATAATGCTTGACGATGGCATCGCTGGGATTTTGAAAATGATAAGTCATAGATTTCCTCCTCATTCATAATAAAGCTGGATAATTTTGCATTGTTTGCGTCTTAACTGAGTCTGAGCTAAAACCTTGGAAAATAGATAATCCGTTCTAGGAGCATCGCTCCTTCGTCCGGCTGCCTAATTTTCAGTCGGTTTTGACGCTCTTTGTATCTTATCTTACTTTGCCTCGTACCAAGTTTGGCCGGCATTTTCATCAGCCACTAGTGGAACGGCCAGCTTAATCGCAGCCTCCATGGTTTCTTTGACTAGCTGGCGGACGGCTGTTAGCTCGTCAGCTGGCACTTCTAGCACGATTTCATCGTGAACCTGCAAGAGCATGCGAGACTTGAAATTTTTCTCTGTCAGAGCTCGATCCAGATTAATCATAGCAACTTTGAGAATGTCTGCGGCCGATCCTTGAATCGGGCTGTTAATAGCTGTGCGCTCCGCAAAATTTCGGATGTTAAAGTTGCGGGAATTGATGTCCGGCAAGGAGCGGCGGCGATGATAAATGGTCTCTACATAGCCTTTATCACGCGCTTCGCGAACGATGGTTTCCATATAATTCTTGATACCAGGGAAACGCTCAAAATAGGTCTCAATGTAGTCCTTGGCAGCCTTGCGGGAAATTCCCAAATTATTGGCCAGCCCGAAGTCGGAGATGCCATAGACTACTCCGAAGTTGACAGCCTTGGCATTGCGACGGTCATTTGGTGTCACATCCTCTGCCTTTTCAATACCAAAGACCCGCATGGCGGTAGCCGTGTGAATGTCTTCTCCATGCTGAAAGGCAGCAATCAGATGCTCGTCCTGCGAAATGTGAGCCAGCACCCGCAGCTCAATCTGGGAATAATCCGAGCTGAGTAGTACGCTATCTGCCCACTCTGGCACAAAGGCCTTGCGAATGAGGCGCCCCTGCTCCAAACGAACGGGGATATTCTGCAAGTTCGGGTCAACCGAGGACAGACGGCCAGTCTGGGTCAAATCCTGAACATAGCGAGTGTGAATCTTACCGTCAGCCGCTATCGCCTCCTGCAGTCCGATGATATAAGTAGACTGGAGCTTGCTGATTTGACGGTATTCCAGAATCTTAGACACAATCGGTGCAATCGGTGCTAAACGCTCCAGCACATCCACCGCTGTCGAGTAGCCCGTCTTGGTCTTTTTGGTGTACTCCAGCGGCAACCCCATATCCTCAAAGAGAATGGTTCCCAGCTGTTTCGGTGAGTTAATATTAAACTCCTGACCAGCCAGATCATAAATCTCCTGAGTCAGACTTTCCAGCGTCTTTTCATTTTCCGCCTGCATGCCCTGCAGGGTTTCCCGCTCAACCTTAATCCCCGCAATCTCCATCTTAGCTAGGACAAAGGCCAGCGGTTGCTCCATTTCAAGCAACAAATCCAGCTGATTGTGGGCGCGGAGTTGTTCTTGCATTGGCTCTTCTGTTTCCAGCAGTATTTGAACCTTACGAGCCAGATGCTCAAAGAGCTGCTCTTTCTCCGGCAAAGCGCGCTTGGCTCCCTTGCCATAAACCTCGTCATCCGTCGGCAGAATTGTTTGGCCGTAGAGGCGAGCAATGGTCGCCAGCTCATTGTCCTCGACCGTCGAAAGCAGATACTTGGCTAGACGCGCATCAAAGGATGCTACTGGTAGCTCGATGCCATAATGACTGAGCAGTACCTTGGTCCGCTTGAGGTCGTAGGTTTTCAGAGCTATTTTTGTCAAAAAATCCTGAAAGAGAGGCTGCTGCAGTAAATCGCTGGTGCCGACATAAATCTGACGACTATCTCCCCAAGCAAGGCCGACAATCTCTTCCTTGTGGTAGTTGTCACCCAAGATTTCAAAATAGAAAAATTGCTCTGGTGCCAGCATATCTGCTGTGACCTCAGTCACTTTGGTAAATTCAATTGGTTTAACTTCTACCGGATCTTGACCAGTTCCTAGCTGAGCCTTGAGCTGCTTGAAGCCCATCTCGTCGTAGAACTTGCTCAGAGCCTCTACCTGAGGACCCTTATAAACCAAATCATCCAGCCCGATTTCAATCGGAGCCTGAGTATTAATGGTAGCTAGAGTTTTGGATAAGAAAGCCTTGTCCTTGTCATTGATCAAATTTTCCTTCATCTTGGAAGCCTTGAGCTGGTCAATATTTTCATAGAGATTTTCCAAAGAGCCATACTCCAAGAGGAGCTTGAGACCAGTCTTCTCACCGATCTTGGTCACTCCGGGGATATTGTCCGACTGATCGCCCATCAGCGCCTTGAGGTCGATGAACTGCTCTGGCGTGATGCCCATCTTTTCCATGAGGTAGGCTGGGGTAAATTCCTCAAACTCAGCCACGCCTTTCTTGGAAATCTCCACCACGGTATTATCATCCGTCAGCTGAATCAAGTCTTTATCGCCGCTGACAATGGTCACATCGTAAGGCGCAGCTGTCTTTTCAGCCATCTTGTCCAAGGTTCCGATGATGTCATCCGCCTCGTACCGAGCCAAGTCGTAGTAGTGAATGCCTAGGTGCTGCAGCATCTCTCGGATAAAGGGCAGCTGTTCACGAAATTCATCCGGTGTCTTGGCCCGACCAGCCTTATAGTCGGCGTACATCTCGGTCCGGAAGGTCGTCTTGCCAGCATCAAAAGCTACCAGGACATGAGTCGGCTGCACGCGCTCCAAGAGATGATTGAGCATGAGGTGGAAGCCATAAATGGCATTGGTATGCAGGCCCGATGGACTCTTGAAACGGTCAATTTGATTATAAAGCGCAAAAAAAGCGCGAAAAGCAACGGACGAACCATCGATTAATAATAATTTGTTCTTTTTTTCCATAGGTTTATTATAACACGAAAGGCGGACAAAGACAGAAAAGGCGGCGTGGAAAATAGGTAGAAAATGAATGGAGATTTAAATTTTGCTATAATCATCCTATGAAAAACACTTACTATTTTATCCGTCATGCGCATTCTAACTATACACCTGATGAAATCAACCGACCATTATCAGACAAAGGGCAAGAATCCTTGGCACAGCTTGAATTTTTAGCAGACAAATTCATTACCGCCATTTATTCTAGCCCCTACTGCAGAGCCATTCAAACGGTCGAGCCTTTGGCTCAAAGCCTTAAACTCTCCATTCAAACCGACAGACGTCTAATAGAGCGAAAGCTAAGTAGTCAAGCGATTGCCGACCAAGACTTTGAAGAA encodes:
- a CDS encoding uridine kinase family protein, with amino-acid sequence MSDEEKLLKRLTAYLSDDQKHTLRIYGHGASGKSTFALKLQLALGEDRANLLETDPYVITGEYRDLLSSKDFPHQKVTACLPAVHELGSLERDICALQSGLDILTIGTAWSSSLRLSAREPILIVEGMSAAFLPESLFDLSLCFYTDDQTELERRLARDVAVRERRPEWIEQTHLARREQYRHFYQPYLAAADLVICQSGNSFRIEKDSPLL
- the tgt gene encoding tRNA guanosine(34) transglycosylase Tgt, producing MSTSPIQYRLIKKEKHTGARLGEIITPHGTFPTPMFMPVGTQATVKTQSPEELKQMGSGIILSNTYHLWLRPGDELIARAGGLHKFMNWDQPILTDSGGFQVYSLADSRNITEEGVTFKNHLNGSKMFLSPEKAISIQNNLGSDIMMSFDECPQFYQPYDYVKKSIERTSRWAERGLKAHSRPHDQGLFGIVQGAGFEDLRRQSAQDLVSMDFPGYSIGGLAVGESHEEMNAVLDFTTPMLPENKPRYLMGVGAPDSLIDGVIRGVDMFDCVLPTRIARNGTCMTSEGRLVVKNAQFEEDFTPLDHDCDCYTCSNYTRAYIRHLLKADETFGIRLTSYHNLYFLVNLMKKVHQAIMDDNLLEFREDFIERYGYNKSSRNF
- a CDS encoding DUF975 family protein; amino-acid sequence: MKLSNIRAQARNVRSQTRGIFLLFATPTLVSILSILLSLNDNLRDSIPSLTFSQSIYLLISKNLFPTTIQFILTLLLLSASYTMMKVLRKTKDDVGFSDIGHLFMSKNFTPVFKTVLLKQLLLFLWNLPIFCGSLLSVFNAYKILNISEKLPAHTVLTAQSEAGQQILQYTPGMLLGSLLILVGLGITIPQYYAYSQAELILYDQLETDTYLGAFSAIRQSRKLMKGYKRKLFMLDLSFIGWNLLAKMTYGVLNIMVLPYTATAYILFYEELKKEKAILNENNPQARNSLS
- a CDS encoding kinase; translated protein: MAKLVIIRGNSGSGKSSLARKLQTHYGRGTLLIAQDTVRRDMLKEKVEPGNLSIDLTETLASFGYEHDLLVLVEGFYETDIYGQMLERLKKLFAPQVFAYYYDLSFEETVRRHQTRAKQEEFSPADMKRWWKDRDFLGWEEEAFFTDKDSLETAFDKICSTLDKTEI
- a CDS encoding CoA-binding protein, with amino-acid sequence MTYHFQNPSDAIVKHYLKNSKVIAVVGLSDREETTSNRVSKEMQDRGYRIIPVNPRAAGSQIFGETVYASLKDIPFPVDIVDVYRRSEFLPDVALDFLQSDAKIFWAQLGLESEEAEQILRAAGRDDIVMDRCIKREHTRLILGE
- the polA gene encoding DNA polymerase I, with the translated sequence MEKKNKLLLIDGSSVAFRAFFALYNQIDRFKSPSGLHTNAIYGFHLMLNHLLERVQPTHVLVAFDAGKTTFRTEMYADYKAGRAKTPDEFREQLPFIREMLQHLGIHYYDLARYEADDIIGTLDKMAEKTAAPYDVTIVSGDKDLIQLTDDNTVVEISKKGVAEFEEFTPAYLMEKMGITPEQFIDLKALMGDQSDNIPGVTKIGEKTGLKLLLEYGSLENLYENIDQLKASKMKENLINDKDKAFLSKTLATINTQAPIEIGLDDLVYKGPQVEALSKFYDEMGFKQLKAQLGTGQDPVEVKPIEFTKVTEVTADMLAPEQFFYFEILGDNYHKEEIVGLAWGDSRQIYVGTSDLLQQPLFQDFLTKIALKTYDLKRTKVLLSHYGIELPVASFDARLAKYLLSTVEDNELATIARLYGQTILPTDDEVYGKGAKRALPEKEQLFEHLARKVQILLETEEPMQEQLRAHNQLDLLLEMEQPLAFVLAKMEIAGIKVERETLQGMQAENEKTLESLTQEIYDLAGQEFNINSPKQLGTILFEDMGLPLEYTKKTKTGYSTAVDVLERLAPIAPIVSKILEYRQISKLQSTYIIGLQEAIAADGKIHTRYVQDLTQTGRLSSVDPNLQNIPVRLEQGRLIRKAFVPEWADSVLLSSDYSQIELRVLAHISQDEHLIAAFQHGEDIHTATAMRVFGIEKAEDVTPNDRRNAKAVNFGVVYGISDFGLANNLGISRKAAKDYIETYFERFPGIKNYMETIVREARDKGYVETIYHRRRSLPDINSRNFNIRNFAERTAINSPIQGSAADILKVAMINLDRALTEKNFKSRMLLQVHDEIVLEVPADELTAVRQLVKETMEAAIKLAVPLVADENAGQTWYEAK
- a CDS encoding histidine phosphatase family protein — its product is MKNTYYFIRHAHSNYTPDEINRPLSDKGQESLAQLEFLADKFITAIYSSPYCRAIQTVEPLAQSLKLSIQTDRRLIERKLSSQAIADQDFEEALMQLWSQPTFSFVGGESNQQAQQRALALLQELESKHQNKEIIISSHGNLICILLSAFDSSIDYNFWHNLSMPDVLVLDKTERITRLP